CACCGCCACTGCATTGGGGGTCCATGGGGCTGGGGCATCTCAGCCAGGACGGCGTGCAGGTCCATTGCCTTGGTCTTTTCCTCTACCACATTTTCCGGCATGAGGTCTGTGAATCACAAAAAATGCTCAGGGAGATGGACCCAAGCCAAGGGTCCTGCAAAGACCCTGCCACGTTCTGACCCCAGGCTCCTGGTCCACCCTAGCCCTTCTGCCCCTCACACTGATGCTGGATGAAGCAGTGGGCTGCCAGCAGCTTCAGCGAATGCACCTCGAAGAGCACTCGGTGGAAAAGGAGGTTGTGGGCAGAGGGCCGGCGGGCAGGGTCCCGGGCCAGGCAGGAGAGGATGAATTCCTAGGTGGTGGAGAGGAGAGGCGGGAGGTAGGTAGAAGATCCTTGCTCTAGAGGAGGTCCCTGAAGACCCTAGACCCCAAGGGTCCAATCACCACATCCTCCCTCCTCAGTGGTGCCGCAAAGCCTTCCTGTATGGATGCAGAGAAGAGGAAGGCTTCCCATTAGCAGCTCAGGATCTGATGCTGTAAACTTGGGCCCCGAATACCCAAGCTCTACTTCCAGTCACCCTTGTGAAATCTGAGTCCCACGAGCCTTTCTTCCGTGTAGGCCTTAGTGCAGCAGCTGGTATACTCCCAAATGCACTGATTAGGCTAGACTTCTAGCTGTCCAGAGCACTTCAAGGGCAAGCTGAGGCACCTGCAGCCCATCCCAGAAGAGCAAGGTAAGCTCCTCACCCGCATGTTGGGGTCACTCAGTGAGTGCCTGGCTCGAGCAATAGCCTCCTCGGTGACCCTGGTATCCCCATTGGCTTGGATCTCCAGTACAGCCATCTGGGTAGAGGGACAGATTAAACATGGTGAGATGGGTTGGAGCCCAGGGGAGAAGAGGCTATGTCGAGAGTGGCCAGTACCTCCAGTGCACACATCCCAAAGGAGAAGATGTCCACTGCAGTCCCATCATTGACCTCTGAAATGGGAAGAACAAGGCAGGGATGGTCAGTCTGATGAGCCTGCAGGTCAGGTGCCCTAGAGAACCATAAGGAACTCACCGCCATACTCTGGTGGGAAAAAGTGCAGGTTTCGAAGTTCCTCCCGCTCAGCGCGGATGGGGCTCCGGAGATCATCAGGAAGTGCTAAGGAAGAGCGCGGGGCTGAGCAGATCAGTTTCTCCAAGGTCCCCACACCCCAGAGGCCCCACGCACCATTGGAGAAGATGCGGTACCACACTGCAATGGCCAACACGGAGAGAAAGAGCAGGCGTCAGAAGGCTGGCACACTGGGCAATCTCTGCCCTGGGTTCCCGCAGGTTCCCCAACCCTGCCCGCTGTCCCGCCCAGCCTCGCCAGCACCAGAGCCGATCTTGATGAGGCCATTGTGCTGAATGAAGATGGTGTCGCTGGTCAGATTCCCGTGGATGATGGGGGGACTGCAGGCGTGCAAAAAACTGCAAGCatagaggaagggaggcaggaagaacgGGGTCAGAGGGCACCGGAAAGGTGCAGAGCAGGGGGCAAGCGCGTGGGCAAGTCCGGGTTCTCACCTGAGTGCCGACAGGATCTGCGTACACCAACGCTTCCAGGCCTGGCAGCGGACGCACGACTCCGTCGGGTGGGCACCGAAAGGCTGCTGAGCCTGCGGAGCCCGCCCGCTACCCCACTCCTGTCCCGAGGTCACTCTGAACCCCCCACCCCACGACTGTTCCTAAGTTTTTCTGGACTCCCTTCAATCCCTAGCCCACTCCCCATACCCGGGCGTTCATGGCCTTGTGATTCTTCTTGGTCTTTTTGAGGAACTGCTTGAGGCTGCCAGACGACACGTATTCTGTGATGAAGATGACCTGCGGGCAGGCGGGCTCCGCCGTTGCGGGTGGGTCCCCATGCTGCCCCACCCAGCCTGTGGCTTCACTCCGCCCTACACCCGCCCCTAGCTCACCCTCGCGCGGGCCTCAGAGGCGTCCAGCCAATACTTGTGCAGCTTGACGATGTTGGGGTGGTCCACCAGCGCCAGCTGCTCAAACATGGTCTGGATCTTCTCCTAGGGAAGGAGGATGGTTGTGGGGGCAATCACGATATGGAGCAAAGGGGGTATGAACAGGCCTCACCTCATGGGCCGAAAAGGCCTTCCTATCCCCGAAGTGGAGTTCGTTCCACACCACTTCTACCCCCTCTTCGGTGTCCATGGCCAGAAAGGTGCTCTGAATCCCCGGCATGTTTCCTTGGTTCACCTAGGTGGGAAGGATGTGTGTCCCAATACGAATAGAGTCAGGGTGTGGACGTGGTCCCTGCCACCTTCCCCCAACCATGAATGtgctgccagccctgcccagCTCAGAGGGAGAGCTGGGGGTGGGTGAGGCTGGGGATCTACCCTCTAGGAGGATAGGGGTGGTGTCCAGGGGTGGACCAGGATGTGAAGGTTGAGGACGATCCCCGGAGGGGTAGCAGGGGATCCAAGAGGCACGTGGAGGTGGTCCCAGGATGACAGTGGTGTTCAAGGAATGGGGGTTTCTCACCAGGGCGTGGGGCCAAAGGGCTCCGAGGGCCTCCAGAGGCCAGGGTGTCAGGGGAGACCTTCAGGCTGCCCGGACCCCAAGGGCCCCGTGGCCTCCAGCCTTAGGCTTCGGGACGGCGGCGTCACCCGCACCCGTGCCCACCTGCTCCCGCCGCTTCTGCCAGCGGCCACACGGGCTCTCCTCCAGGATGTCGCTCTCGTCCTCGCTCTCGTCCTCCCGCTCCCGCTCGCGCTCCCGGCCTCGCCTTGGCGCCGGCTCCGGGGCCGCCATGGCTCGGCGGGCCCAGGCCGCCGCCCTCCGCGTAAGCCGTCGCCCCGCTCCCTCCCGCCCTGGCCCAGCGCCCGGCAGCCCAACCTGGAGCCCAGCGGAGCAGCCGCCGCTAGCCCTCGTAGGCTCCGGGAATTGGGAGGTGCGGGCTCGCAGCGGACCCAAGGGAGGAGCGGCCCCGCCCCTCCGGAGCCGCCTCTGCGGGCCGGAGCTGGATTGTAGCTCTACCAAGGGTGGCAGAGCACCGCCCCGGTCACGCCCCATCCACCCAGACCACTCCTGCTCCTCCAAAAGCTCCGCCCCGAAGAGACGCGCCCCTCAAAGGCACCGCCTATTCCTGCGGAGGCCTCTCCTAGGCTACCCCAGGCAGCTGTGCTCTCCCTGCGCAGCGCGCCTTGGCTGGCCTCCTCTGGAACCACTCTGGCCAACTGTTGGAGCCAATTCTTGCACTGCATCCCGATCCTGCTCCTATTACACATGTCCGAACTCGGCCCGACATAGAGAACCTGAATAGGGCAGCAGGGGTCAAGGGCATCTGGGGGCAGGCACTTAAGTGGCAGGAGGCCATATGGTTTCAGAAACGGGGCCAGCTCTCCCCTCCGGTAGCCAGGGAAACACAAGGAGAGCACCACTAAAGGTGGCGGATGAGCACACCAGCACACTGGAAAACTGACAGGATGCACTTCAAATCCTGACCACCTGTCTGCCCGCCCTGGCCCAGAATTCCAGCCTTCTCTGTCAGTGAATAAACCCACTTTGCATAATGGCgagttcctcttctctccccagatGTGACCCTCTCCTTTCCACTATGGGCTCCCTTGAAGCAGTGGAACCACGAAGAGGGAGCATTTCTCACTTGCCACATCTAGCAGAATTCCCTAGAAACCTTTATTCACCCTCTCTGCCCTCACCCTCACAAGCCCCTCCCACCTACCTTCACCGCCCCTTGCCATAGGGAGACCATAGCCTGCCTGCCCTCCAATTTGAACTCCAGCTGGAGCCTGACCAGCTctgctccctctgctcctgaCTTCTATCATCGCCTGctcagaatgctgc
The Microtus pennsylvanicus isolate mMicPen1 chromosome 2, mMicPen1.hap1, whole genome shotgun sequence DNA segment above includes these coding regions:
- the Nrbp2 gene encoding nuclear receptor-binding protein 2, which translates into the protein MAAPEPAPRRGREREREREDESEDESDILEESPCGRWQKRREQVNQGNMPGIQSTFLAMDTEEGVEVVWNELHFGDRKAFSAHEEKIQTMFEQLALVDHPNIVKLHKYWLDASEARARVIFITEYVSSGSLKQFLKKTKKNHKAMNARAWKRWCTQILSALSFLHACSPPIIHGNLTSDTIFIQHNGLIKIGSVWYRIFSNALPDDLRSPIRAEREELRNLHFFPPEYGEVNDGTAVDIFSFGMCALEMAVLEIQANGDTRVTEEAIARARHSLSDPNMREFILSCLARDPARRPSAHNLLFHRVLFEVHSLKLLAAHCFIQHQYLMPENVVEEKTKAMDLHAVLAEMPQPHGPPMQWRYSEVSFLELDKFLEDVRNGIYPLMNFAAARPLGLPRVLAPPPEEAQKVKTPTPEPFDSETRKVVQMQCNLERSEDKARWHLTLLLVLEDRLHRQLTYDLLPTDSAQDLAAELVHYGFLHEDDRTKLAAFLETTFLKYRGTQA